The nucleotide sequence GTCGCGCGCGCTGAGCCTGTTGGCCGTGGCGCTGCTGCTGACCGCCTGCGCCGCCACGTCGGCGCTGGAACCGCAGACCAAGCAGCGCGACGGCCGGATGGCGCGGATCTATTTCCTGCGCGAGAAGGGCCTCGTCGGCGCCATGGGCACCACGGCGGGCACCGCCGACGTCAAGGTCGCCGGCAAGGCCGTCGGCGCGCTGCGCAACGGCTACTATCTGTTCGTCGATCGTCCGGCCGGCACCTACGACGTCTCGGTCAATTCGGGCGTCTCGCTCCCCTATGAAACCGAGATCCAGGTCGAGGCCGGGCAGGTCTATTATCTGTGTCTCGGCGCGACGCCCTATGGCCCGCCCGGCCAGGTGCTGCTGAACCAGGCCTATGCCGGCGGCAGCGGCACCTTGATGCCCCCAAGGTCGGGCCTCTCCGGCGCGATGTCCGGCACCGTGCTGTATCGCATGGACGCGAGCTCCGGCGCCGCGCTGATGGCCCAGCTCCAGGCGCCGTGAGGCAGGCTCAGACCACCCGTCCGCAACATCGCCCATGAAAATTGCGTCTTCCGTCTTGCGGCGCGGCGATTTCGAGGCTATGCGGTTCACCTCACGCTCCCTTCGTCTAGCGGTTAGGACGCGGCCCTCTCAAGGCTGAAACAGGGGTTCGATTCCCCTAGGGAGCGCCATTCCCCGGCGCTCAACCCTTTATCTCTGACATGCACGCGCGGCTCCTCGGCCTCGCGGCGCGAATTCGCGTCCGAGCTTTGCTCTCAGGTACGCCCTCGAAACAGAAGGGCGCAGGGAAGGCCGGGTGCAGGCCGCACCCATGGCCCGCCTGCAACAAAAAAAGCAGGCGGCAGTCACCACAGGATTGGCCGAACAACCGGCCTTCCCTGCGCGATGGGTTTTACGGCTGCTCCGTGCTCTCCCAGGGGACCGGGCTTGCTTGCCCCCGTCATCGGCATCGTCGCCGACCAAGACACCAGCGTCGGGGTGTCGGGACCACACGGCTTGACCGTCCGTCCAGGGTTCGTTCGTCCGCACGCGAACCGCGCACTGCGACCCCAGCCGGCCACCGCATCTCCCGCTCCACGGTCCGTGACGATCGCGAAACGCCCCTTCAGTGAGCGGAAGACGGCGAAGAGTGTCGATCTGAGTTGCCCGACGACACAAGGCCGGATTTGCCCGACGGAATGCGACAAACTGGCACGACGGGCAGTCTGGGAGGAGTAGCAGCCAATTTTCTTTCTTAGCGGCGAAATCGAGTTTAGGGGCCCCGCAGTCTCCATGACGTTGGGCGGAACCTGAGTCGCATCGAGTTACAGATAGGCCAGACTAAGTCCAACTGACTGTGAATTTTAGCTGGTCCTGCCGGTCAGCGCGGTTGCCGGATTCGCGCGGGAAGCGTAAGTCGGATGCTCGTTATGATTGATTTGTCGCTTTTTCGGCGTCGGCCGAAGGGGGGTAGATGGCAAGAAAGCAAATCGACCTACGCATGGCGATGAACGCGATTTCGGACGTGGTCCAAAATCGGCCGAGGCCGCTTCGGGAGTTCGATCAGATATACATGAAGAGCGGCGACATGGTTATGCAGACGGAATTCGTTGCAAATTTAGTAGAAGACAAGAACGTCGCATTTATCGGCGATGGCGACGCGATCAGCATTTCGATCGCGTATTTCAAGCACTGCGGGATCACCGAATACGGTCCGAAGTCGGTTACCGTTTTCGATTTCGACGAACGCATCGTCGAGGCCATCAGGTGTTTCGCCGAGAAGGAGGAAATACAAAACTTGAACGCCGAACTATACAACGTGCTGGATGCGTTTCCGAGACCCGGCGCTTTCGACCTGTTCTATACCAATCCGCCGTGGGGCCAGCACAACGATGGCGAAAGCGTCAACGTATTTACGCAGCGAGGCATGGAGGCGGTAGGCTATCGAGGTGATGGGATCATTGTAATCGCCGATGACAAGGAATTGGATTGGCCGAAGCAGGTCTTGAGCAAGGTACAGCGCTTCGGAGCGGAGAGCGGCTACTTCGTATCGAGGATGATGCCCCGCCTCCATCTGTACCACCTGGAGAATGCTCCCGATCTTCAGTCTTGCAATCTGATTTTATCCGCGGTGCCCGGAGAGGTCAGGGCCGTAGACAGCAAGCCAATCGTGGAGCCGGAGCGGCTCAACAATTTCTATGGACGATCGAAAGCTCCGCGCGTCCGCTATGTCCGTGAGAGGAAGCGGTTGAATTACGGTATGGCGAACGAAGACGAATACGAGTTGATTCTGCTGGAAGGACAATCATGACCACCATCATTCGTCCGGGTGCGGGCATACTCTATATGAAGGTCGGAAAGCACGCTCAGGAGTCACTCGCGGACATCATCAAGCGGAAGTCTGAAGAGATAAAAAAGGCCGGCTTCAGTATGTGGGGCTACGGCGGCAATACTTGTCATCCAACGACTATGGTGCAGCCGTTCGCCGAGGACATGCAGAAAAGGGGAGCACCGATCTTCCTCTGCATGCAGGCCATGGAATCGAAACACGAAGCTGCTCCCGTGAGAGCTCAAGAATACTCAGTGGATGGGTTGAAGTGGCAGGAGATACCGAAAGACATCAACGTACTCGGATCGCGCTATGCTTTGATGATCAAGAGCCTCAGGGAGGAGGACCACGTCCTGAAATTGCATGAGACTCGCGTTGCCGTTGGACCCAATGCTGGCCGCGTCGGTAACCGGTATATCAAAGGGCGGGTGGATAAGGCGTGCTTGCTCGTGGATGAGAAGCCGGAATTGGCCAACCAATCAGAAAACTCCGACGTCAATATAAACCTAGTCGCCGAATTAGTGGACCCCTATTCGGTCTTTCTAAGGGATCCTCGCTAGGCAAAAAAGTTGTCGCCGAGCAACTCGCCACTGTTGCCCCGCAGGTGCTCAACGTAGCTGTTCAGCCCCTCTTCTGAATTCTGCTCGTCGAACGTCGACGAACATCCGAAGCAGATGGACATTGCCTTGTCCACGGCAGCTTCGGCGCATACTGAAGCCGCAACAGCTGCTCCGCCCTTTTTGGCGCAGATGCAGAGCATGACCTGTTCGAAGCACGCGATGCGCCCAGCGAGCGCGGGCACGATTCCAAGATCGGTAGCCAGTCGCCAAGCGGCGGCTATGGCTCGCTTATCGCCCGTCACCATGGCTTTAGCCGCTCGATTGACTAGTACGGCGAGCAGTTGGCTTTCGCCCGAATCAAACGCGTAGCCGGCCGACAGCGCGTGCTCCTCGTACTGCGCGGCTAGACCGAGCTCAGCATCGTCGGGTTCAAGGGAAGTAATTGAAGCGAGGACGGTGTCCAGCGACTTCGACGCCCTTTGCCGGTCGACGATCTTGCCTGACTTCTCGATCTTCCGCTTCAGGACGAATTTTGCCAGTGCAAGACTGGCTACGTCGCGGCTTCCGCATGCCAAAATGCTAATAAGCTCAGGCGCCAAATCATAGCACGACGTCTTGAATAGAACGTCGTTGTCGACGAGCATAAGTTCAGCCATTTGGCGTTCCCATGATCGTCCGAATAAACTCCGCGGAGTCGTCGCTCATGGCGGACCAGTCGATCTGATCGTTCGCCAAGCCGTTCACTTCGCGCCAGACTGGCTTTCTTTCGGAGTAGATATACCGCAAGGCCGCCATGGCCCGAGCCCAATTCTCGGTCCGGTAGGCGTAACAGAGAGCCAGCGTTCCGGGTTCGATGCCTCGCTTCGGCCCTTCATCCTGAGCGGCTGCCGCGAGCTGACGTGCGCCGAACTTATCGATGTTGGTCCTGATGTCAGGATCGGGCGAGCCGGTCAGCAGAGAGAGCGCGTACTTGTCAGCCGCCTTCTCGTCGTCGTCTTCCTGTTCGCTTTCGATCGGATCGTCGAGGTCTACAATTGCTGAAGCGCCATTGAGATGGCCGAGCGATGCGTGTCCCAGTTCATGGGCCAGCGTGAAGGCCACCGGCGCGGGGTATAGCGCGTCCTTGCCCAAGAGGACGGCGAAGCGCCCGTTTGTCTCAACGACCATTGCGTGCATCGCCTTCGTGGCGAGTGGAAATACTCGAAGGTGGATGACCGGGATGCCGAATGCCCAACAAGTCGCCAGAAGGGACATGAGATCGACGAATGGCGCGCCGCCATCGCGGATTGCACCACGAAGCTCTTCCGCCGATGGTGGGTGTATTGGCTGGGCCCGAACGCCTTGAAGAAGGAGGTGTGCGACGGCAACTCCGAAAGAGGCGAGGGCATCTTTCTGCGCCGCTCCCTCTCCAGACAAGTGTTTGAACCGTGCAGTATCGTGCCAGACGAATTCTACGCGATCGTCTGACAGGGCTTTCGGCGAAACTCCCAGCTTGCGGGCGAGTGCGAACCGCAATTCTGCGCGGGCCGAAGCAGACCCGTCAGCCTCTTCGCTCCACCAAGTTGGCCAAGCGGCGTCGATAGCCTGATCGCTCAAGCCGGCTTCTTTCAAATCCTTCCTGAGTTTGCCGGACTCAGCCGTCACTTTGTCGCCGCCCGTCGGTGAGTGATTCCTGTTTCGTTCTACACGTTTTTGGAAGCCTAGAACAGCCTTGGCTGAAGTTCGGTCGCGGTTGAAGGTCCCGACCGGATATCGCGTACCATTCGGAGCCACTCATCCTGGCTCAAACATGATAGGTTGGCCAATACCCGCTCAAGCATCGACCGTCGATCCGCGGTGAGATCGATCGGGTCTCCCAGTCGAACCCAATATCCCTGGCCGAGCTTAGCCTTTAGATTTATCTTGTACGTTGGAGCGGGCGCTCCGTCGGAGACCCGTCGGAGCAGGGCAGTAACTTGCGATGCTCCAACGGCTCCCGCAGTGTCGGAAACATTCCGATAAGCGCTCGGGTCGAACGGTCCGAAATCGCCAAGCCTTAGCTTCTGATCAGATCGACACATCAATGCATAGTGAACGTTCCTCACCCGTGTGCCGGCATCGGCTCTACTCGTGATCAGAGTGGACGGCGGCAGGGGCTGCTCCCGGCCAAAATGATCGAAGTAAGATCGCCAAATGCGAAGGCGGCTGGGGGCGACATCAACCGTCTTCGGTCGGGATTTCATGATCGAGAAGACAACGTCGACATCCGTACCGGTCCTGGCAAGTTCAGGGATTGATCTGGAAGGCGCATTGCCCACGCCCCAGCAAAACACGCCGTTTCCAGCCGAGCGTTCTAGCTCCTTCCTCTCGACGATAGCCTGAAGTTCTTGGCCAGCCTCGGTCTGCATGCGCGACCAGCAAACGGTCTCCGTTAACGACGCGCTCGCCGGGGAGATTTCAGGCGGCAGCGATCGGTTACGGGCAAGCATCTGCATGGATCCTCAATTAATCCCAGAGACCGTAAACGGCGGTCGCGGCTGACGCAAACGATCTGCGTGACATCTGCGCCAGACACTATGTATAAAGGTGTTGAAAGGCAGTGGAAATCCTGTTGCCAAATTTATCCCAAATCGTCCCATGAATGCTGGACGCGAGCCAAGCTGGAACCCTGTGTCACGGGTGCATCCCTCGGTTTGGACTGAGGTCGTGAGGCTGTCTTCGAAGGATCGAATGTCCATTCCGCTAATGGTCCGACGGCGTATTGACTGGCTTTCGGCAAAGACCACCGAACTCCTCGCGATCCTTGAGGCGGACGGATCGGCAGAGGTCGTGGCTTGGAAGGGAAAGGGGGTGCATCTGATCACCCAGATCGAAACGGCTTTGCAAGGTCTCACCGTAAGCATCCGCCGTAGACCCAGATGACGCCATCCTCGATGTCCAATTCGCTGGCGACGTCGTGCAACCATTCCTCATCTTCGCCGAGGTCCTTGGCAACCTTGGCGATGGTGGTGACGTGGTGAACTTTGTTGACGTGCGTGGTCATGCTGCTCGGGTGGAGAGCGCTGCGGCCTGAGGCGTCCAGTTCCAGGGCAGCAGTTCGTCGAGCCGTTGGGACGGGTGAGCGGCAATCCGGTCAATGACATCGGTCAGCCAGGCTTGCGGATCGATCCCGTTCATTTTGGCGGTGACGATCAGGCTGTACATCGCAGCTGCGCGCCGGCCGCCGCGATCAGACCCGCAGAAGAGCCAGGATTTTCGACCTAGGGCGATGCCTCGCAGACCGCGCTCGGCGGCATTGTTGGAGAGGCACACACGACCGTCATCGAGGAACAGCGTGAAGCTCGGCCATCGCTTCAGCACGTAATTGAATGCCTTGGCAAGGTCGTGCCCCCGGGCGAGCTTGGCGAGTTGCTCTTGCATGTAGAGCCGCAGGTCTTCGGTCAAAGGCCGACTGAGCGTCTGCCGTGCTTCGAGACGCTCCTGCGCGCTTTTGCCATTGATGGAACGCTCGATCTCGAACAACGCATCGATCCGGCGCACGACCTCGATTGCGATCGGAGAAAGCGGGATCTCCTTCTTGCCCGCAGCCTTGCGGCGCGCATTCTCCTCCAGATCGGCCATGGCAAAGAACGGGCGCCGCGCATGCGCCCAGCACGACGCCTCGCGGATCGGTCCAGGGCCGCGTCCAGCCAGATAGAGCTGGTTATAGCCGTCATAGGCGTCGGCCTGCAGGATGCCGGCATACCGCGCCAGATGCGCCTGCGGATGCTCGCCCTTGCGATCGCGCGAGTAGTAGAACATCGCTGCCGGCGGGTCCGCACCACCGAACGGCCGGTCGTCCCGGACATAGATCCAGCACCGCCCCGTGTCAGTCTTTCCCTTGGCCAGCACCGGCACGGTCGTATCGTCGGCATGAAGGCGCTCGGCCGTCATGACATGCGCTTCAACCAGGCGCAGCAGCGGGTCCAGCGACGCACAGACCGACCCCACGGCATCCGCCATGGTCGAGAGCGCTATCGGCACGCCCTCCAGCGCATAGCGCTCGGCCTGGCGGTTCAAGGGCTGATGCTGACCGAACTTCTCGAACATGATCATCGCCAGCAGGCTCGGCCCGGCCCATCCTCGCGCCACGGCATGGAACGGCGCCGGCACCTGGCTGATCTTCTCGCAGTCCCGGCAGGAGAACTTCTCCCGCACCGTCTCGATCACCTTCCATTGGCGCGGCACCACCTCCAGCGTCCGCGTCACGTCCTCGCCGAGCTTGCGCAGGCGATTGCTGCCGCAGCATTCGCAAGCCGTCGGCGGCTCGATCACCACCCGCTCGCGGGGCAGATGTTCGGGGAAGGTTTGTCGCTCGGTGCGCTTGCGCGTGAAGGCGCGGACCGTGCTGGTCTTCGCCGCGGCGCGTTCCGCCGCAAGCTCGTCCTCGGTGGCGCCAGCTTCCTGCTCTTCGAACGTCAGCGCCAGTTGTTCGAGCAGGCGTGATGAACGCTCCGACCGCTGCCCGTAGATCTGATGCCTCAGCTTGGCGATCTGCAGCTTCTGGGACGCGATCAGGGCTTCGTCTTCCGATGCCTTGGCTCGGGCAGCCGCAAGCTCGGCAGCGACCTCCAATCCCTTCGCGCGCTCGGCCGCCAGCGCCTGTTTCAGGGCGACGACGTCATCCGGTCCAGCATCGCAATCGGCGTTCATGCGACGCAGTGAATCACAGATCAGGCCGGTTGGAACTCCCTAAATACCGGAAAGCCGCAACTATCTCTGCTCAGCCTGCGCTCTGTGGCCGCCATGTCAGCTGCGGATTCCTCCAATCGATCGCCTCAAGCATGTAGGCCATCTGCGCGGCCGAGATCGACACCGCGCCATTGGACACCGAGGGCCAGATGAACTTTCCTCGGTCGAGGCGCTTGGCGTAGAGCGACAAGCCGATTCCGTCATGCCACAGGATCTTGACCAGATCCCCGCGACGGCCGCGGAAGATGTAGAGATCGCCGGCGTGGGGATCTCGCTTCAAAATCTCCTGGACCATCAGGGCCAGGCTCTGCATACCACGGCGCATGTCCGTGTGGCCGGTCGCAATCCAGACCTTGACGTCGCTCGGGATCGGAATCATCGCCGCCTCAAAAGGTCGAGAATGCGCCGAAGTGCCTCGGTGTCCACGTCGCGGTCGACGCGCACGCAGCAGTCGTCCAGTTCGATCTCGATCGTTCCGGCCCGCATGCTCGGTGCGGCACGCGATGGCGACGGTGGTGATGGCACCCTCGTCAAGTCGTCAGCCTGCGACGACACGATGGCGACAGGAACGATAGCCGGCACAGCCTCGGCACCCAGCCGGCCCTGCCGCGCCTGCCGGCGCCAGGTGAACAGCAGGCTCTGAGCCACCCCATGCCGCCGGGCAACTCCGCAGACGGTCTGCCCGGACTGCATCGTCTCCTCGATCAGACGAACCTTATCCTCATAACTCCATCGACGCCGCCGTTCGGCGCCCAAAACTTCCATCTGCATCGCCGCATGACCTCAAGGCTGGACTTAAGGCCATATCCTTAGGCGGCCGGTGACGCCGAACAAGGCGGCCTACGCCGGAGCGATACGTCTCACCGAGCCTCATCGAAGCGAAGTAGCGCTTGCAGCGATGGACCGGTACATTCGGCTGCATCTCGACGATACGGGACGCATGGTCCTGCCCACCACGCTGCTCTCTCACCTCGAAGTGGTCGATCCGCCCGCTCTCCGGCTGGTGGTGCGCAATGGCAAGTTCTGGTTTTGGTCAGAACGACGATGGCGTGCAGGGCAGTTAGAGCGATACCTACAGATGGCGAAAGCGATCGAAGAGCGCAGCCAAGATTCAGGAGCGCATTAGTCTCGCGGCGAGCTGAGATGCCAGTTCTGCGCAAGGCGCGGCCGAGTCGAAGAAGTGTATCGCCGTTCCGAGGTGCATCCCATAGGTAGTGGCGACGCTGGCCTGAAGTTGAGTGTGGAAGCGTGCTTCCTCTTCAGTGATCTGGGGACGGCCCTGCGCGTTATTGGCGATGCGTTGGAGTGCCACCTGCGGTTCGGTGTACAGCACCCAGATCTGAGTAGGCCCGAGCTTCTCAAATTCTTTGAGGCTATAGGGAGTCACCCGATACCCGTAGTTTTCCTTTGTGACCGCGTGGCTGTCGATAATAACGGGGCGGGTCGTTCTGTGCGTCGCGACGAAATCGAGTAGCTCACGATCCACTTCTCGCACGTCGTCGAGCGTTATCGCTCCAGCCGACCGGGATCGAAGTTCAGTTTGGTCGCTCACCCGGCCGGAGCTCAGAAGTCTTGCGGTTAGGCGTTCGCCAAATTCGAAGATCTGTAGATCCTGAATCTGCTCCTTCAAAGCCCTAGTCAGGGTGCTCTTGCCGGTGGCGGGTGCCCCAGTGAGGTAAACAACTTCAGCCATGCGACCTCCTCGGCAGGTCCGAGCAGAGACTGGAAGTACAATTATAGATTGTTTTCTGATTCTTCATAGGGAAGCAAGCGTCGCTAGCCCGAAGCGACAGATGAGTTCCCCGATCGTGCAATCAAAATCCGCGCGTCCTGCGGTGACACAGAAACCAGGATCTCAACGAACTCAGGGTCAAATACAAGCGGGCCGGAGGCCACGCAGTCCAACAATACGTTAGCTGTAATTCTACTGCACTCTCGCCGGCAAATTCAGCGGCCCCCGAAACCCAAACCCATGCCACCGCACGCTGGCCGCATCCACCAGCTCCATCTTCGGAAACCGCTCGAACAGCATCGGCAGCAGGATGGCGCCGACGGTGCGGCGGGAGAGGTGGGCGCCGGCGCAGTGGTGAGGGCCGTTGCCGAAGGCCTGGTGGGGGTTGGGGTCGCGCAGCGCGTTGTAGCGCTCGCCGTCGATGAACAGCTCCTCGTCGCGGTCGGCGGAGGCCTGGATGGTCATCACGGTGTCGCCCTTCGGGATCAGGCAGCCGCGGATCTCGGTGTCCTCCATCACCAGGCGTGAGCTCGCCTGGATCGGCGCCACCCAGCGCACGCCTTCCTCGAAGGCGGCGCGCCATTTGTTGTCCGCGCGCACGGCCTCCAGCTGCTCCGGGTTGGTCAGAAGGCCGTAGAGGATCGTCAGCAGCGCGTCGCGCGGCTCGTTGATGCCGCCGCCGATCGCGATCTTGATGTTGGCGATGATCTGGCTGTCGGGGATGGGGTTCTTCGCGTTGACCATGAAGGACAGTGCGGAGGAATCGGGCGCAGCCTTCACGCGCGCCATGTTGGCACTGATACAGCGGTCCATCTCGGCATTGGCACGGTCGCTGGCGTCGAACGGTCCCGGCGTCCAGCCGAAATTGCCGGCGCCGTCGATCAGGGTCTGCGACCAGCGCTGCATCTCCTCGTCGCTGGCATCCGGCACGCCCATCACATGGGCCAGGATGCGCGCGGCCAGCGGGCCGGCCAGCGCGGGGAACAGATCGACGATCTCCCCGCGCGGCAGCCGGTCGAGATACTCAGTGGCGAATTGGGTGTAGAGCGGCTCCCAGACGGCTTCGATCGTCTTCGGCATCAGGGCCGGCATCATCGCCATGCGCTCGGCGCGGTGCTCGTCGTGATCCTTGCGCATCAGGGTGTGCGCGAGGAAGGCGCGCTTCATCGGCGTGTTCGGATCGTCGGACGAGAACAGCGCCGCATTGTCCTTCACATACTTTGTGTCGGCTGCCTTGGTGAGGAACGTCCGGCCCACCGACTTGACCCGCAGCACTGGCGCCTCGCGCCGCAGCCGCTGATAGATCGGATAGGGATCGCGCGTGAGCTCCGCGATCGTGATCGTCTCGTCCAGGGGAGCCAGTTTAGGAGCCAGGGTCGCGGTCGGCATGGGGCGCTCCTGTTGGGGATGCGGGCCAGCGCGTAGCCTGCTCGACGATAGTGGCAGCGACCGGGCCGTGCAATGCCGGTCCGATGCGCCTCGCAGGACGCGCCTCTGGTCTGAACGGCATCCGGCGACGCCGGTTCCGCGGCGTGACTTCTCTCCGCGGGATCACCCCGCCAGCCACAGCAACAGCAGCATGACCGCGGTGACCGCCGTGATCACCGCGTTCCTGGTCAGGGCCGCGCGGGGCGGCATCCCGCCGTCTCCCGCAACGCCGTCTTCTCTGTGCCCGATCATCGGGTGTGTCCCCCCACCGCGCCGGAATGCGCCTCGACTCAGCCGAATCGCGGGCCGGTGGCGAGCTGTTGTTTTCGATAGCTCCCCCATTTGATGGATCTATGTAAGAAAAAGTGCAGAGCTGAGCGTTTGCACCCGACCGTTTGGTGCCGTCGGGCGACCCATGAGAATGCGTACCCGGCCACCTCCGGCCGGATGCGCTGAAATGGTAATATTGTAGTTGGAAGGTTAGGCAGGTGCGGTCGGTTCTCTTCGTCGACGATCATCCCATCTACCGGGATGCCGTGCGCCGCACCCTCGAGCTGGAGATCGAGGGCCTGCGCGTCGCCACCGCGGAAAACTGCGGCGCGGCGCTGGCGCTGCTCGCCGACCGCGAGGTCGACCTCTGTCTTGCGGACTACCGCCTGCCGGATGGCGACGGCTTGTCGCTGCTGAAGCAGGTGAGGGCGCGCCATCCGCTGATCGCGGTGGGCCTGCTCTGTGCCGATCTCTCGCCGGCTCTGGCCGATGGTGCGGCCGCCCTGGGCGCCGTGCTCTGCCTCTCCAAGGACAAGACCTCGGCCGACCTGGTCGCTGCGATCAGCATCGCGTTTGCGGGCGGGCGGGTCTACGACGCGGCCGGTGCGGGCGCTGATAGCAACGCGCTGTCGCTGCGGCGTCGCGAGATCCTGATCCATGCGAGCCAGGGGCTGCTCGACAAGCAGATCAGCGAGCTCATGGGCGTCAGCGAGAGCACGATCCGGGCGCATTGGGCGCGGATCTTCGAGCAGTTGCAGGTCGGCAACCGCACCGAGGCGGTCACGCGGGCGCTGCGCCAGAGGTTGATCTGAATGCCGGCCGGAACAGCAGCGCGCGCGCGGGCGATCTATCGTGAGCGCATCCAGCTGTTCTTCCGAACGCGGACGCTGCCGTATCTCGGCGGCATCCGCGTGCTCCAGGCGATCTCGACCAGCGGCGCGGCGTGCGCCGGGCTGCTCGTCTGGCTGACGTGCAACCTCTCGCCCGTCCGCGCGGCGATCTGGACCGGTCTCGTCGTGCTGACGGAATGCCTCATCACCAACGTCAATGACGCGTTCCGCGTCGCATCCCCTTCCGACGAGGCGCTGCCGAAATGGGGCTGGGCCAAGGCGGCGCTGTGCGGCCTCAACGCGCTCGCCTGGTCGCTCAGCCCGCTGCTGCTGCATGTCGACGGCGCGCCCGCATCGGTGCTCATGCCGTTGAGCATCGTGATCTTCTTCGTGGCGATCGCGACCTGGATCGTCGGCGCCGACTACACGCCGAGCATGTGGATCGTGATGGTCGCCGCGATCGTGCCGGCGGCGCTGTCGTTCCTCAGCTTCGACGGCGAGCTCGAGCGCGTCGCGGGCTTCAGCCTGCTGGCGCTGCTGCCCTTCATCATGGCGACCGGCATCATCGCGGCGAAGAAGGCCGAGGCTGCGATCAACATCCGCCTCGACATCTCCGAGCTGCTCGACATCAAGGCGAAGCAGGCGCAGCAGATCGAGGCGCTGTTCGCCGAGAGGACCCGCTTCTTCAGCGCGGCCAGCCATGATCTGCGGCAGCCGCTGAACGCGATGGGGCTGTATTTCGAGCTGCTGGCGCGATCCTCCGATCACGGCGACCGCAACGAGATCATCGCGCGGCTGCAGGATTGCGCGAGCAGCCTGCTCCGGCAGTTCGACGCCATCATGGGCGTGTCGGCCACCGATGCCGACATCCGCAATGCGAGCGTCCGAGCCGTGCCCGTTCATGCGATCTTCCTCAGCGTGGCCTCGACGCTCGATCTCGAGGCCCGGCGCAAGGCGCTGCGCCTGCGCGTCAGGCCGTCCGATCTGTGGTGCGCGGTCGATCCGGCGCTGCTCGAGCGGGTGCTGCTCAACCTCGTCGGCAATGCGATCAAATACACTGACAAGGGCACGATCCTGATCGGCGCCCGCCGCCGCGCCGGGTCGGTGAGAATTCAAGTGATCGACACCGGCATCGGCATCGAGCCGCAGCATCTCGACGCGATCTTCGACGACTTCTTCCAGGTCGGAAATCCCGAGCGCAACCGCGACCGGGGGCTCGGCATCGGGCTGGCCATCGTCCGGCGCCTGTGCGCGGCGATGGACTGGCCGCTCGAGGTCAAGTCCGCGGTTGGCCGCGGCACGAGCTTCAGCCTCACCGTGCCGATGGCGGATGCGGTGCCGGCCAGTGCCGACATCGCGCCGATGGAGCAGGGCGCGCGCCTGCCGGATCCGTCCGATCCGCCCGGAATCCTCGTGATCGATGACGATGCGACGACACGCGACTCGCTCGGCCGGGTG is from Bradyrhizobium sp. ORS 285 and encodes:
- a CDS encoding DUF2846 domain-containing protein; this encodes MTGHLSRALSLLAVALLLTACAATSALEPQTKQRDGRMARIYFLREKGLVGAMGTTAGTADVKVAGKAVGALRNGYYLFVDRPAGTYDVSVNSGVSLPYETEIQVEAGQVYYLCLGATPYGPPGQVLLNQAYAGGSGTLMPPRSGLSGAMSGTVLYRMDASSGAALMAQLQAP
- a CDS encoding bis-aminopropyl spermidine synthase family protein; the encoded protein is MARKQIDLRMAMNAISDVVQNRPRPLREFDQIYMKSGDMVMQTEFVANLVEDKNVAFIGDGDAISISIAYFKHCGITEYGPKSVTVFDFDERIVEAIRCFAEKEEIQNLNAELYNVLDAFPRPGAFDLFYTNPPWGQHNDGESVNVFTQRGMEAVGYRGDGIIVIADDKELDWPKQVLSKVQRFGAESGYFVSRMMPRLHLYHLENAPDLQSCNLILSAVPGEVRAVDSKPIVEPERLNNFYGRSKAPRVRYVRERKRLNYGMANEDEYELILLEGQS
- a CDS encoding ImmA/IrrE family metallo-endopeptidase — its product is MTAESGKLRKDLKEAGLSDQAIDAAWPTWWSEEADGSASARAELRFALARKLGVSPKALSDDRVEFVWHDTARFKHLSGEGAAQKDALASFGVAVAHLLLQGVRAQPIHPPSAEELRGAIRDGGAPFVDLMSLLATCWAFGIPVIHLRVFPLATKAMHAMVVETNGRFAVLLGKDALYPAPVAFTLAHELGHASLGHLNGASAIVDLDDPIESEQEDDDEKAADKYALSLLTGSPDPDIRTNIDKFGARQLAAAAQDEGPKRGIEPGTLALCYAYRTENWARAMAALRYIYSERKPVWREVNGLANDQIDWSAMSDDSAEFIRTIMGTPNG
- a CDS encoding IS66 family transposase, whose protein sequence is MNADCDAGPDDVVALKQALAAERAKGLEVAAELAAARAKASEDEALIASQKLQIAKLRHQIYGQRSERSSRLLEQLALTFEEQEAGATEDELAAERAAAKTSTVRAFTRKRTERQTFPEHLPRERVVIEPPTACECCGSNRLRKLGEDVTRTLEVVPRQWKVIETVREKFSCRDCEKISQVPAPFHAVARGWAGPSLLAMIMFEKFGQHQPLNRQAERYALEGVPIALSTMADAVGSVCASLDPLLRLVEAHVMTAERLHADDTTVPVLAKGKTDTGRCWIYVRDDRPFGGADPPAAMFYYSRDRKGEHPQAHLARYAGILQADAYDGYNQLYLAGRGPGPIREASCWAHARRPFFAMADLEENARRKAAGKKEIPLSPIAIEVVRRIDALFEIERSINGKSAQERLEARQTLSRPLTEDLRLYMQEQLAKLARGHDLAKAFNYVLKRWPSFTLFLDDGRVCLSNNAAERGLRGIALGRKSWLFCGSDRGGRRAAAMYSLIVTAKMNGIDPQAWLTDVIDRIAAHPSQRLDELLPWNWTPQAAALSTRAA
- the tnpB gene encoding IS66 family insertion sequence element accessory protein TnpB (TnpB, as the term is used for proteins encoded by IS66 family insertion elements, is considered an accessory protein, since TnpC, encoded by a neighboring gene, is a DDE family transposase.), translated to MIPIPSDVKVWIATGHTDMRRGMQSLALMVQEILKRDPHAGDLYIFRGRRGDLVKILWHDGIGLSLYAKRLDRGKFIWPSVSNGAVSISAAQMAYMLEAIDWRNPQLTWRPQSAG
- a CDS encoding transposase — its product is MEVLGAERRRRWSYEDKVRLIEETMQSGQTVCGVARRHGVAQSLLFTWRRQARQGRLGAEAVPAIVPVAIVSSQADDLTRVPSPPSPSRAAPSMRAGTIEIELDDCCVRVDRDVDTEALRRILDLLRRR
- a CDS encoding ATP-binding protein, with translation MAEVVYLTGAPATGKSTLTRALKEQIQDLQIFEFGERLTARLLSSGRVSDQTELRSRSAGAITLDDVREVDRELLDFVATHRTTRPVIIDSHAVTKENYGYRVTPYSLKEFEKLGPTQIWVLYTEPQVALQRIANNAQGRPQITEEEARFHTQLQASVATTYGMHLGTAIHFFDSAAPCAELASQLAARLMRS
- a CDS encoding cytochrome P450, coding for MPTATLAPKLAPLDETITIAELTRDPYPIYQRLRREAPVLRVKSVGRTFLTKAADTKYVKDNAALFSSDDPNTPMKRAFLAHTLMRKDHDEHRAERMAMMPALMPKTIEAVWEPLYTQFATEYLDRLPRGEIVDLFPALAGPLAARILAHVMGVPDASDEEMQRWSQTLIDGAGNFGWTPGPFDASDRANAEMDRCISANMARVKAAPDSSALSFMVNAKNPIPDSQIIANIKIAIGGGINEPRDALLTILYGLLTNPEQLEAVRADNKWRAAFEEGVRWVAPIQASSRLVMEDTEIRGCLIPKGDTVMTIQASADRDEELFIDGERYNALRDPNPHQAFGNGPHHCAGAHLSRRTVGAILLPMLFERFPKMELVDAASVRWHGFGFRGPLNLPARVQ